One Desmodus rotundus isolate HL8 chromosome 4, HLdesRot8A.1, whole genome shotgun sequence DNA segment encodes these proteins:
- the LOC128780761 gene encoding uncharacterized protein, whose translation MASSVSRRKKSPIKIGGKKAGWLRILGEELRRPRVGKPRESSKGKDPESSERPAEGNSCGLSADAGRCWRRRASRSADPGGGAALRRFPRPGEEAVCARLRSRGGNCTGTARSRCVWSSAASAATPLCTSHPLPPPPPSSPALCCRQPRQRESTVSASCLDGVTHPRREVIWMLPWTADTAAEEGAKSAGIDEEPNCPARRFFGGCLPPASWATGTI comes from the exons ATGGCCTCAAGTGTGTCGAGAAG GAAGAAATCTCCAataaaaataggaggaaaaaaagcagggtgGCTAAGGATACTGGGAGAGGAGTTGAGAAGACCCAGGGTGGGGAAACCGAGAGAGTCGAGCAAAGGAAAAGATCCAGAGAGTTCGGAGAGGCCGGCAGAAGGAAATAGCTGCGGGCTGAGCGCGGACGCGGGGAGGTGCTGGCGGCGGCGAGCGAGCAGGAGCGCGGACCCCGGCGGCGGCGCGGCGCTGCGGCGGTTCCCGCGGCCCGGGGAGGAGGCGGTGTGTGCGCGACTGCGAAGCCGAGGTGGAAACTGCACCGGCACGGCGCGCTCCCGCTGTGTCTGGAGCTCCGCCGCCTCCGCGGCCACCCCGCTCTGCACCTCCCACCCGCTCCCGccgcctcctcccagctcccccgCCCTCTGCTGCCGGCAGCCTCGCCAGCGAGAATCTACTGTAAGTGCGAGTTGCTTGGACGGAGTCACACACCCACGGAGGGAAGTAATCTGGATGCTGCCGTG GACTGCCGACACTGCAGCAGAGGAAGGGGCCAAGTCTGCTGGAATTGATGAGGAGCCGAATTGTCCTGCCAGGAGGTTCTTTGGTGGTTGTTTGCCTCCAGCATCTTGGGCGACTGGCACCATATGA